The genomic interval ACTCCAGGATCCAGCAGACGTCCTAGCGTCATACGACGGTGCTATCGCGTTCTCCGGAGCCTCGGACTCACGACCAGGACTGCGGACTCCCCAGCTGGGCGCACTGCACGCGGTCCTCGGCTACTGGACCACGAATCAGAAGCAGCCCGCCACTGTGGTGATGCCGACCGGAACAGGGAAGACGGAGACGATGCTCGCCCTCCTGGTCGCAGCCAAGCCTGAGCGCCTGCTCGTGTTGGTTCCGTCAGACTCGCTGCGTGATCAGATCGCTGGGAAGTTTGAAACACTGGGTGTACTTCAGGAACTTGGCATCGTCTCGAACGTGGCAGCTCGGCCGGTTGTCGGCCGCGTCGCGCATGGGTTCTCATCAATCTCACAAGCTGTGACCTTTGCTGGAGCTTGTAACGTCATTGTCGCCACGCCTCAATCTCTAAGCGCGTCGGATCAAGATGCAATCGAGGCGATGGTGGGTGCTTGCTCGCATCTGTTCGTAGACGAGGCGCACCATGTGGCGGCGCGCACCTGGACCGACATTCGCGAGCGTTTTGCCGAGAAGAACGTGGTGCAGTTTACTGCGACACCGTTTCGCGAAGATGGAAAACATTTGCAGGGTCGGACCATCTACTCGTTCCCGCTGCGCGAAGCTCAAGCACAGAACTACTTCTCCAAGATCAACTACAAGTCAGTTATCGACTTCGACAACGTCGATCTTGCGGTCGCGACACAAAGTGTCGAGAGACTGCGTGCTGACCTAGACAGCAATTTTGATCATGTACTCATGGCGCGGGTGAGCGGAATCCCGCGCGCGATGGCAATACTTCCAATCTATCAACATATCGCGGCCGATCTAAACCCCGTAATCATCAACAGTCAGATGTCCAAGAAGCATCAGCGCGAGGCTCTGCGAGCCGTCCGCGCCCGTGACTCTCATATCATCATTTGTGTGAACATGCTCGGCGAAGGCTTTGACCTGCCTGCCCTGAAGATCGCGGCGGTGCATGATCCGCAGAAAAGTCTCGGGGTGACTCTGCAGTTCATTGGACGCTTCGCTCGGACCTCCTCAACGGGAAAGTACGGAGAGGCGTCGATGTTCGTCGCCAGGTCAGAGATGGATATTGACAGGCGTCTGCGGGAACTATACGCCGAGGACTCGGATTGGAATCTGATTGTCCGAGACCTATCGGAGGCCGCCGTCCAGGAGCAGCATGAGATAAGCGATTTTGAGGCTGGGTTCACGAGCCGGCCACCTGAAGTTGATCTGCGGAGTCTACTCCCGAAAATGAGCACCGTCGTCTACCGCGCTCCGACTGCAAAATGGGAGCCGCATAATGTTGTTGAATTCTTCGGTGAGGAAAACTTCTACACGTTTCCGATCGGGCTGAATCAGAGCGCTGGTGTCGCGTGGTTCGTGATTGAGAACAGAGACAAGGTCCGATGGGGCGACCTGAAGACAATCGAGGAGGTCTCATACCAGCTTTACGTTCTGTACTTTAATGAGCAGACCAAGCTGCTCTATATTAATAACTCGGCTAACGATGGAGTGTTCGAAGAGCTGGCGGAAGCTGTTCTCGGGTCAGGTGCGCAACGATTCACAGGCTCGAGTGTTTATCGAGCAATGGCCGACATTGACAGGCTTGTGCCAACAAACGTAGGTGTCCTCGACGCGCACAACCAGTTCCGTCGGTTCTCGATGCATGTTGGGCCGGACGTGACCGAGAGTTTCAGCCAGGCCGAGGCGAGCACAAAGTCTCAGACGAACATCTCCGGAAGCGGTTACCGTGACGGTGAAATCGTCAACATAAGTGCGTCGCTCAAGGGTCGGATCTGGTCGCACGCGACAGCCTCAACGATCAAGGAGTGGTGTGACTGGTGCGACTCCATTGGCAAGAAGTTGCTGGATGAAACTATCAGCATTGACAAGGTCATTGGGCAGTTCATTTTGCCTGAGGAGCTCACCTCGTTGCCAAGCGGCGTCTTGCTGGCAGTCGAATGGCCGTGGTTAGTGCACACGCTCCAGGCGGACAGCATGCGATTGTCACACGCCGGAAGCGTGTATCAGGCCGTGTTTACCGATTTGGTCCCTGAGGTAGGGCCGATTCAAGGAGCGTTTCGATTTACGGTCAGGAGTGGGAGTTGGTCGGTTCCGTATGAAGCGTCGGTGGAATCTGGTCGAATTGTGTATCGATGCACAGATAAGATCGAGATTGTAATTTTGCGTGCGGGATCTGAAGTGCGATTAAGTGATTGGTTAAACAAGTTCGGCCTCCTCTTCATTCTCGATGGCGATCGGATCATCGAGAATGACTTGCTGTATCAGCCGAAATGGGACAGGACGCCGTATGAGCGGCAGAAATTGACCGTCTTGGATTGGGGCGAGACCAAGCTAAACGTGGAATCTCAGACCCGTGACAAGCTTCAGGAATCGATTCAATACCGAGCGCTAGTTGAACTCCGGGCCGACACTGATCCCTGGGACTTGATTATAGATGACGATGGGAAGGGGGAAATCGCCGACCTGGTGGCGATGCGGATTGACCCTGAAGGCTTGCTGGTCAAGCTTATCCATTGCAAATACGCGCACGAAGGAAAGGTTGGCGCTCGTCTTGCTGACCTATACGAGGTCTGCGGCCAGGCGCAAAAGTCGGTGGTGTGGCGGCGCAGTGATCTCGGTCCATTTTTTCGGACGCTGCATGACCGGGCCCGCAAGAAGAATCAGCGAGACGGCGTGAGTCCGTTCGAGGTCGGCGACATTCGTAAACTCTATGAGGTGCGGGATAGGGCGACTATTCTCCGCCGCAGGATGGAGATCGTGATTGCGCAACCCGGTCTTTCGCGATCAAAGGCAACTATCCAGCAGCTTGATCTCTTGGCATCAACTGAGGCATATCTCAGAACGACGGTTAACGCACCGCTTGCGATCTGGTGCAGCGCTTGAGCCGTGCCGTATCAAATCTGTTTCTCTTCGAGCGCTGCAAAGATCCAGTCCCAACGGAAGGCGGATGCTATTTCGTTGCCCGTTCCGGATGCGACTGGCTCTGCTGCGGCTCTCGATCCATCATGTGGATCGACAATGGTCACGCCTGCGTACCGGAGCACCGCAAGCGATGCCAACCATGCCGGATGACCGGCTAGGTCATGCTTGGCGAACGGGGCAGCGGCCGTGGGGGTATGCGAGCCTAGTGACGCGCAGAGCGTTGTGAGCGCGTAGGTGTTGGCGTTGCCGTTGGCCCACGCGTTGAGGGTGTTGAAGGTCATGGGGACGACAGCGACGGCGTCGGGTGGTGGGGTGCGCTTCGGCTGGTCTGGGGTGCGGTTGCCGGTGATGACGCGGGTGTCGCCTAGGTCCTGGTCTGCGAGCCAGGGGAGGGCTGCTTCGGTGGGGATGACGTAGGGGTCCCAGCCGTTGGCTCGGGCGGCCTTGACGCCGTCAGCGGTGCGGGAGGCGAGAGGTGCCCCGCACACGACGATGTACAGGGTGCGGTTGGTCACGCGAGGACTCCTGCGCGGGTAGCGATGGCGGTCAGAGACGGGCTGGGCTTGCGGGAGCGGCGGAGTAGTTCTCGGACCAACTCACGGGCGATGGTGTGGTACTTGATCGACTCGGGAGCTACGCGCTCGGCGGCCTGGAGGTGAAGGATCGCTTCCATGTCGTTCTTGGCTTGGGTTTGCGCCCATGCCAGGTCGATGTGCAGGCGGGAGCGGCGGCCTTGGAGTCCGGCCGGCATAGCGTCGAGGTCGATCTCGGTCGCGACGCGCAGGACGTTGGACGGCTCTCCGAACTCGGCTGCGACCGAGGCGCGATGAATCAGGACGTTCGTGGGGCCGAATGCGGTCCACCAGTGGTTGCCGTCGTGCGCCAGGAGGTCTCCGAGCTGTCCGGCTGTCGTCAGCCGTTCGGTCGCTGTCGCACGGTCTGAGCGGCGGGCAGCGATGACGGAGGAGATGAGCCACAAGGAGCCAGCGAGCGACACGGCGTCTGGCGCGTCCGAACCGGTCATCGACATGAGACCTTCCGCCGATCGGACGGCGATCCGTTCCGCGTCGTCGGTGCGCTCGCTGCGGAGCAGAGCACAGACGACCTGGTATGCGGCGAGACCCTGTGCAGCCTTGGACTCGGCGGCCATAGCTGCGTGGGTGGCACGGTCGGCGGCAAGCCAGCCGAGCTGGTGTTCACCGACCTTCGTAAGGAGCTTGGCGGCGGCCGCGTAAACCGAGCATCGCGCTAGGTGGGTCTCCCTGCCATCGCGGCCTTGGTAGCCGTCGTACCCGTCGGCGGCGCGGATGAGGTCCGGGAGCATCGTTGTAGCTGTGTGGTAGTTGGCTGCCTGGTAAGCCTGGTGGACCTGCACAGAGCCGTTACGGAGCTGGGGGAGAGGCCACGGACTTGCTGGCTCACCCAGGAGATGGTGGTAGCTGGCCAGTTGGCTTCGGACGGCGTCGACGGCCTTGACGTGCTCCGGTGCGTCCGGCGCGAGGACCCACTCCCGGCCGATGAGGTCGGTTACGTCGATGCGCAGGACGGTTGCTAGGTCGTTCAGGGTGGACAGTCGATCGACACCACGAATGCCGCGCTCGACCTGGGACAGCCAGGAGCGCGACATTCCGATGAGTCCCGCCAGGGCGTCTTGCGACATGCCGCGTCGCTTGCGGTAGGCCCCGATGCGCTCACCTACGTGCATCTGCACTTCCCCTCGTTGATGTGGTCTCCCTAGTCAACCGCCGGTTAGCCCGAACAACGCGCACAAAAGTGCGCAGCCTGCCGAGTGCACATCAATCGATCGTTTCGCCTCGACGCTGGAGCCATGAACGAGCCGACCATTCAGGAGCTCACCCGCTTCGGTCCCGGTGCCGCTGGCGGGACGCCTTCCGCACGGGCAACTCTGCGGATGTACGCCGCTGTGAAGGGCGACAGCCGCTCCACCTCAGTAGGCGGCACGCCACCACGGAGCGCCGCGAGGACGGCGGTCAGCATCTCTGTCCGGGATTGCTCGTGGGCCGCTTCGGTCTCGCGATACCGCAGCGTGGCCGACTTCAACTCGTCGCGTAGATCAGTCACCCATCCAGGGTATCGCACCTCGCTTGCGCAACCATTGCTCAAGCGCTACCGTGGTGCGCACCTTAGTTTCGCTTCATGTTCTGGTCAGGCCCGACAGAGCGACGCCCCGGCGGGTGCAACCGCCGAGGCGTCAGGGCCGGTCCAGTCCCTTCACGAACAGGAGCACAACCCAATGAGCATCATCCACCTGTCGGCCGTCGCTAGCCACGAACCATCGGCAGCAGACCTCGCCGGTATCGAGCAGGAATGGCCGCTGATCGCGGCTGAGCTGGACCTGCTGGACGCGCAGATCGCGTTCATCAACGCCGGTCCGTACGCGTCGGCGCTGGAGACGCGCCGTGTCCGGCGCGCCGAGCGCCGAGTGCTGGACATCGGGCGGGAGCTGGCCGACCGCGAGCCGGAGACGGAGGACGCGGCATGACCGCGCAGGTTGCCGAGACCTCCGCGCCGATGCTCGTCCGGGTCGACCTCGGCTGGTGGAAGGTCGCGGGCTACGACCTGGTCCAGGTCTTCTCACCCCGTACGGCACTGGGAACGGCGTGGATCGTCTGGCGTGGCGATCACGTCTTGCACACCACCGACACGCTGCCGCACGCGGGTGGCTGGGTCGCTGACCAGCTCACCGGAGGTGAGGCGCGATGAGTACTCCGCTTCGTACGTCGTACCCGGTCCCGGTTGAGGACCTGATCCCGGCCGCACGCCGTCTCGCTGCCGAGCTGGGCGAGGTCCCGTCACAGAACCGGCTGATGAAGCACCTGCGAGTCGGTAAGGACAAGGCTAGGGCGGTACACGCCACCCTGATCGACGAGCGCACCGACGACCGCCCGGAGACGTACCTGCACTCGGTGCCGGACCCGGACGCGACCACCACCACGACCGCCACCACCGACACGGCGTCTGACGACGCTGCGGAGCGGATTCCGCAGGTCACGCCGCCCGCAGACCTGGTTCCTGCCGCCGACGCCGTGCCGGTCGAGCCGGTTCCCGCGGTTGCCGACGCGGGGGGCATCTCCCCAGCCGTTGAGGCGAGCACGGACACCACGCCTGAGACTGGGGACGAGATGCGCCCGCTTCGGTCGTGGCCGGTGCTGATGCTGGCCCTGCCCGCGTTCGTCGCGGTCTGGTCAGGGTGGGTCGGGCTCGGTGAGCTGACCGGATTCGGCGTCGTGCACCCCCTGCCGGGGATCGCGGACGGCTTCACGATCAACTCGGCGATCACGCTGCCGATCGGTGTCGAGACGTACGCGGCGTTCGCGCTGCGGGTGTGGCTGTCCGGCCGGGTCCCGGTCAAGGCGCGCCGATTCGCTAAGACCTCCGCGCTGGCCGCGCTCGCACTGGGCGCGCTGGGGCAGGTCGCTTATCACCTGCTGGAGGCCGCTGGCGTCACCCGTGCGCCGTGGCAGATCACCACTGTTGTTGCCTGCCTGCCCGTTGCCGTGCTCGGCATGGGTGCCGCGCTGGCCCACCTGATCCACACCCGCGAGAACGGGAGCCACTGACCATGACTGAGCCCATGAGCCACCAGAACAACGAGCTGCCCGACCCGATCGACCTGGACGCGCGCCGCGCCCGCCGAGACGACGACGTACCGGAGCCCGCGCAGGCCCCGGAGGAATCGGCCGGCGTGCTGGTGCCGCTGTCGGCGGGTGAGGTGGAGTCGATGGACACCGCCTACGAGATCGCGTTGGACGACACCGACGACGACCCAGCCACGGGCAAGGTCATCGTGCTGGTGGACACCCCCGGTCTGCCGGTACCGGTCGCAGCCGGACAGCGGCTGCCGATCATCCCGACCCATCTGCTCCCGCAGAACCTGCGCGCCACCACCACCCGCGCTCTGGCTCGTACTGGACACGTGACGGCGTTCCACGCGGTCCGATCGCCCTGGTACGCAACGAAGTTCGGCTGGTTCGCCGGGCGTGGTTTGTCGCGGCTGATCGGTAAGCAGATGCGGTGGTGGTGGGTCCCGAACTCGGTTGCGCTGGAGCAGAAGGCTGCCGACGCGGGGGAGCTGAAGGAGTGGGAGAAGATCCACCGCCAGCTCAAGGCCACGCGGATGTGGCGCGGTGGTGTGCTGGCGTTGCAGAACCTCGGGCTGCTGATCGGGCTGCCGATCGCGTGGAACGCGGCCCCGGCCGCTGGTCTCGCGGCTGTGGGTGCGGCTGCGGTCGCCGGGTTGGCGCACTACGGCCGCCCGGCCGGTCAGACCCTGGTCGGTACCGCTGTGGTCGCGCCCCGGTTCCGCAAGCTGAACTCAGACATCGTGTTGCGTGCCTACTACGCGGCCGGTCTCGGCAAGCAGGACAAGGCGGACCAGGAGGTGCGGTTCGGTTCCCAAATGTCGCGGGACGCACGCAATACCGGATCTCAGGTGGTCGTGGATCTCCCGTACGGCAAGGGCTGGTCGGACGTTGCCGGTGCGCGGGAGAAGATCGCTTCTGGCCTGGACGTGCACACCAATCAGGTGTTCCTGACCCCGGACAAGACCAGCTCACGCCGCCACACGCTGTTTGTCGCGGACCGGGACCCGCTGGCGGTCGCGGTGGGCCGGTCGGATCTGCTGGACTGCAAGCCGCGCTCGATCTGGGACCCGGTGAAGCTGGGCAAGGACGAGCGGGACGCGCTCGTCACGTTGTCGCTGATGTGGAACTCGCTGCTGGTCGGCGCGCAGCCCCGTAAGGGCAAGACGTTCTTTGCTCGCCTGGTCGCGTTGCACGCGGCCTCAGATCCGTACGTGAAGCTCATCGTTGCTGACGGCAAGAACTCCCCGGACTGGCTGGCGTTTAAGAAGATCGCCCACCGCACCGTGTTCGGCACCCACCCGAACCCGAACGACAACAACCCGATCGAGAACCTGCAAGCGATCCTGGACGAAGTCCTCGCCCACATCGACCGCGTCAACTCGATCCTCACAAGCCTGCCGGTCACGATGTGCCCGGACGGCAAGCTGACCAAGGAACTCGCTCGCGACCCGCGCTACCCGGACCTGCGGGTTTTGGTGATGGTGATGGAGGAGTTCCAGGTCTACTTCGAGACCGAGGACCAGGCGGTCAACAAGGAGATCGCGGCCAAGCTCTCCCGGATTCAGGCGGTCGGTCCGAGTGCCGGCGTCGTGATCGAGTCCAGCTCGCAGAAGCCGTCCGGTGTCGGCGCGGGTGATGTGGGGCGGTTGTTCAACCGGTACCGGGACAACCACTCGGTGCGGTTCGCGCTCAAGTGCGGCAACCGGCTCGTGTCCGAAGCTGTGCTCGGTGGCGACGCGTACGCCGAAGGGTTCGACGCCTCTGCCCTGCCGGTCGGAGACGAGTACCGGGGCGTCGGCTACCTGTACGGCGTCACCGACAACACCCCGACCGTGCGGTCGTTCCTGGCCGACGCGGCCGACGCGGACAAGATCCTGACCGCCGCGAGGAAGCGCCGCGAGCAGCTCGGCACCCTCACGGGCGAGGCGGCGGGCGAGGAGCTGGAGCGTGCCAGCCGTGACGTGCTGGCCGATCTGCTGGCCGTGATGGGGCCTGACGGCAAGGCGCACTGGGACACCCTCGCCGGACGCCTGACCAACCAAATGCCGGAGCAGTACGACGGCACGACCCCCGATGCGATCTCCGCTCAGGCCCGCGCGCAGGGCGTCCCGTCGGTGAACGTGAAGCGGGACGGCGTGGTCCGCAAGGGCGTCAGCGCCGACGACCTGCGCGCCGCCATGGCCCGCCGCGACGGCTCCGGCACCTAAGCCGCGGGCAACAGAGAGTAACCAACTGAACTGAGGGTGCGGGACTGGTGAAGTAGCGGCCCCGACGCTACCGGTAGCGGCTGCGCTACCCGTGCCGCTACCCCACAACCCAAACCTGACCAGGCCGTTCGCTCACGCGTAGCGAGTAGCGGCCACGGCTCCTCACGCCCAAAACAGCCCGTTGGAGGCTACCCATGCTGTCCCGCGCCGCTACCGCTATCCCTGCCGCCGCTACCCACGGTAGTGACAGCTCCGACGCCGTCGCTACCCTCACCGCCACCGTCCACACCGCCGGACAGGTCGCCACAGTCCTACTGATCGTGACCATCGTCGTCGGGTTCTACCTGTTCACCTGCCTGGTGTGGCCGTTCGGCAAGTGCCGTCGCTGCAAGGGCGTCGGCAAGTTCAAGTCCCCGTTCGGCAGCGCGTTCCGGCACTGCGGGAAGTGCGACGGCTCGGGGCTGCGGGTCCGGCTCGGACGCCACGTCATCAACCACATGCGCGCTGTCCGGGGCGCAGGCGAGAACTCCACCAGCAAGGGCGACAAGTGATGTGCGCCGCGCTGGACGGGCTCAGCCTGCACCCCGCCCGATCGCAATGGGTGGAGCTGTGGAACGGCAAGCAGGCTCTCGGCTGGGACTACTACGGGACTCCGGTGTTCCGGTTCCGGTGGGCACCTGCGGGGCTCGCCACCCGCCGCCAGCTCCGGGCGATGCGGATGTCTCCGGGCGGGCAGGAGCCGTACGCGCTGCTGGTGTGGCGCAACGGCAAGCGGTGGGCGTGGCTGTACCGGCTCGACCTCGCCAGACCTTCCCGCGTCCCGTCCCCGGCTCAGCTCAACGCCTTGGACAAGGCCATGACCGCGCGGCGGACCTGCGGGCTGTGCGGGCGGGTCCAGACCTACTGCATCCCGACCTCTGACGGTCGGTGCCTGACCTGCATTGACACCGCCAGCTACCCGACCGCTGCCTAAATCCACCTCGAGGAGGAACCACCCCTATGCACGACCTACTGACCGCCGCGCTCGCTGCGGCCGGTCGCGGCTGGCCGGTGTTCATGCTCGGTCGCTCCAAGCGGCCCGTTGCCAACTGCAACGACTGCCGCGACAACCCCCACGACCCTGCGACGTGCGGGCACCTGACGTGCCACGGGTTCTACGCAGCCACCACCGACCCCGAACGCGTGAGGCTGATCGTGGGCGCTGTACCGAGCGGCCAGCTTGCCGTACGAACAGGCGCTGCCTCTGGGCTGGTGGTGGTCGACGTCGACCCGGCTCATGGGGGAGCGGACAGCCTTGCCGACCTGGTCACGGGCCAGCTGGTGCCGCGCACGTTGTGGGTCGTCACAGGCTCGTTCGGACAGCACCTGTACTACCGCCACCCCGGCCGCGAAATCCCCTCACGGCCAATGCCGAACCGGCCCGGGATCGACATCAAAGCCGACGGCGGCTACGTCGTCCTCCCGCCGTCGATCCACCACCGCACCCACCAGCCCTACCGGTGGAGCGAGGGACTGTGCGAACCGATCGAGATGCCCCCCGCGCTGATCGACGCATGCCTACCCACCGCGCCGGCCACTTCCACCCGCAACCCGAGCGGCCCGATCCGGACCACGAAAGCGGGGGGCATCTCCAACCCTGACGGACTGCTCACCTCAACGCTGAACGCCGTCCGCAACGCAGCCGAGGGAAAGCGCCGAACGACGCTCTACGGGGCCGCGCGAGGCGTTGCGCGGATGGTCGCGGCCGGGGCGATCAGTCACGCCGACGCAATCGCCGCCCTGACCGACGTGGGGCAGCAAGTCGAGCAGACCGCCCGCGACATTCGAGCCGCTATCGCTGATGGCTTCCATGACGAAGGGATCGCCGCATGACCACCTCTACCGACACCCACAACGCCGAACCGGCGCAGCTGATCGATGGCGCGCAGCTGCTAGATGACGTGGCCGCGACCATCGGCCGGTACGTCATCTTGCCGAGCACCTCAGCGCACGTTGCGGTGGTGCTGTGGATCGCTGCCAGCCACGCCGTGAAGGCGTGGAACTGTGCGCCCCGGTTGGTGATCCGGGCGCCAGAGCGGCGGTGTGGAAAGTCGCGGCTGCTGGACATGGTGGAAGGGATGTGCCATCGGCCGTTGATGACCGTCAACGCGTCGCCGTCGGCCGTGTACCGGTCAATCGGCATGGCACCGTCCGATCCTCCGACGCTGCTGATCGATGAGGCCGACACGATCTTTGGCCCGAAGGCCGGGGAGAACGAAGACCTGCGGGGCCTGCTGAACGCCGGTCACCAGCGCGGCCGTCCGGCGCTGCGCTACGACGCCGGGACGAAGAACGTGGAGAAGATCCAGACGTTCGCCATGGCAGCGCTCGCGGGCATTGGTGCGATGCCGGACACGATCGAGGACCGCGCTGCGGTGATCCGGATGCGTCGCCGCGCGCCCGGTGAGCAGGTCGCGCCGTACCGGGTCCGGCGCGACGGTCCCGAGCTGGACGAGCTGCGCCAACTGCTCAACCAGTGGCTCGCCCCGCAGGTGATCGAGCTGACGAAGGCCGCGCCGGATATGCCGCTGGAGGACCGCGCTGCGGACACGTGGGAGCCGATGATTGCCGTTGCCGACCTGGCAGGTGGGCATTGGCCCCGAGCCGCCCGCAAGGCGGCTGTGGCGCTCACCAGCGACCGCGACGCGGGCGACGAGGGATCGACACCGACCCGGCTGCTGGCCGACTGCCGCACCGCGTTCCAAGACGCCGACGCGCTGCCCACCGCCGAGCTGCTCAAGCGGCTGCACAGCGACCCCGAAGCGCCCTGGGCGACGATCGGGAAGGCCGGGCTGACGGCGATGCGGATGGGCAACCTGCTGCGGGACTTCGAGGTCCACAGCGACACGATCCGGTTCCCGACCGGGCAGGCGAAGGGCTACTACCGCAGCGATTTCGTCGACGCGTGGAACCGCTATTGCCCCGAGCCGAAACCTGCCGGTGGGGAAGCCGTACCAGCCGTACCAGCCTCGTTGTCGCAGGTCAGCCCCGAGGAGGCTTCCGCCTCTGGTACGGCTCAAGCCGTACCACGCACTCAAGCCTCATTGACCCTGACCAGCCAAAACGAGGCTGGTACGGCTGGTACGCCTTGGGTCCCCAGAGCTGTCAGCGCCGACTCGACCTCTGGAGCCGCATGAAAAGCCAAGCACCTGTGCCGCACCTGATGCCCGTTCCGGACGACGAATCGACGGCGACCGTTCACGACTTCCGAGCCCTGGTCTACACGGTCCCTGAGGTCGCCCGACTGCTGGCCGTCTCGCGCAACACCGCCTACCTCATGGTCCGCACCGGACAGATTCCCGCGCGCCGCCTCGGCACCCGCTGGGTTGTGCCGCGCCGCGCATTCCACACCTGGCTTGACGCCACCCCGATTCCCGACGACACGGCAACCCTCGCGACCGCATCGAACTGGAGCTGACACCGAAATGGGCTACGTCCGAAAGACCCCCGCTGGAAGCTGGAAAGCCTGCTGGCGTGACGCCACCGGTCGCCAGCCGTCGAAGACCTTCCCGACTCGTCGGGAGGCGTCTGCCTTCCTGGCCACGATCGAATCAACCAAGCACACCGGTACGTACGTCGATCCGCACGCTGCACGACGCATCAAGTTCAGCACCTACGCCGCGCAGTGGATCGAGTCGCACAATGTCGAGCTGACGACGCGTGCACGGGATCTGTCCTTGCTCAAGAATCACGTGGTCGCGCACTGGGGTAACGCTCCGCTCTCCGCGATCGACCATTCGTCCACGCAGAAGTGGATTACCGCTCTTTCCCGTCAGCTGTCGCCGTCAACCGTTGGTGAATGCAACCGTCTGTTCAGTGCAGTCCTGAAGAATGCTGTCCGCGATCGGTTGATCGCAGTGAACCCAGCCAAGGACGTACGGCTACCGAAGAAGCGGCAGCAGGCGGGGGACAGGCAGACGATCAGCCGGGAGGAATTCACGACCCAACTCCTCCCGGCCGTCCCCGAGCGGCACCGAGCGATCGTCGCTCTTGCTGGCGGTACTGGACTGCGGTGGGGCGAATGCGTCGGACTCCGTTGGGAGTCGGTCGACCTAGTGGCCGGCACTCTGCGAGTCGAGCGCGTGGCCGTTGAGGTGAACGGTCATGTGACCCCGAAGCCCTACCCGAAGTCGCGAGCTGGGAGGCGCGTTGTCCCGGTTCCGTCGATGGTGGGCCGCCTCCTGGAGGAGTACCGCGAGCTCTACGGCACGGGGCAGGCGGGGGAGGTGTTCATCAACGAGGCGGGCACCCCGTTGAGGCGCACACTCTTCCGGGCTCGGATCTGGCGGCCGTCGCTCGTCCGGGCCGGACTGCTCGGCTGGGTCGCAGAGGACAGCGAAAAGTTCCGGGGCACCTGGCCGACCCCGACCGGAGACGAGACCGAGCTGTTCAAAACCAGGGCACAGGCGGTCAAAGCCGTGTCGCGCCACGCGGAAGGTGGGCTGCGGTTCCACGATCTCCGGCACTCGTACGCGTCATGGCTGATCACCTCGGGTGTGCCGGTTCCCGACGTACAGCGGGTGATGGGGCACGAGCGGCCGACGACGACGCTGATGATCTACACACATGTGCAGGGAGGCTCTCAGGAGCGGGTCCTTGGGGCTCTCGCTGCCTTTTCGCTGCCCGAAGAGGACTGAAACGAGAAGAGCGGGGACCTGGCGTCTGCCGGGTTCCCGCTCTGACCTGCGTGTTGTTCGGGTGGGCGATACTGGGTTCGAACCAGTGACCTCTTCGGTGTGAACGAAGCGCGCTACCACTGCGCCAATCGCCCGGATGATGGTGCTGATGTTTCGTATGGGGTGGTGCGGTGAAACCTTAGCGCATCATTGCAGCGACGATCTAATCGGGCCGGGCTACTCTTGCTGCAGGACGGAGATCCCGTCGCGTTGGAGACGTGATTGTGACTTTCTCGCACGACACCGAGCAGGCGCTCGGGACGCTGGTCCGGCTCGTCAACACCATGCCCGGACCGAACAGCCAGGTCGACTCACTGGAGATCCTCGAGGAACTGGAGAAGTTCGTCCAGGAGCGGGAGTTCAGTGCGGTCGACACGCTGACGGA from Kribbella sp. NBC_00709 carries:
- a CDS encoding bifunctional DNA primase/polymerase, with product MHDLLTAALAAAGRGWPVFMLGRSKRPVANCNDCRDNPHDPATCGHLTCHGFYAATTDPERVRLIVGAVPSGQLAVRTGAASGLVVVDVDPAHGGADSLADLVTGQLVPRTLWVVTGSFGQHLYYRHPGREIPSRPMPNRPGIDIKADGGYVVLPPSIHHRTHQPYRWSEGLCEPIEMPPALIDACLPTAPATSTRNPSGPIRTTKAGGISNPDGLLTSTLNAVRNAAEGKRRTTLYGAARGVARMVAAGAISHADAIAALTDVGQQVEQTARDIRAAIADGFHDEGIAA
- a CDS encoding RRQRL motif-containing zinc-binding protein, with the protein product MCAALDGLSLHPARSQWVELWNGKQALGWDYYGTPVFRFRWAPAGLATRRQLRAMRMSPGGQEPYALLVWRNGKRWAWLYRLDLARPSRVPSPAQLNALDKAMTARRTCGLCGRVQTYCIPTSDGRCLTCIDTASYPTAA
- a CDS encoding cell division protein FtsK, whose amino-acid sequence is MTEPMSHQNNELPDPIDLDARRARRDDDVPEPAQAPEESAGVLVPLSAGEVESMDTAYEIALDDTDDDPATGKVIVLVDTPGLPVPVAAGQRLPIIPTHLLPQNLRATTTRALARTGHVTAFHAVRSPWYATKFGWFAGRGLSRLIGKQMRWWWVPNSVALEQKAADAGELKEWEKIHRQLKATRMWRGGVLALQNLGLLIGLPIAWNAAPAAGLAAVGAAAVAGLAHYGRPAGQTLVGTAVVAPRFRKLNSDIVLRAYYAAGLGKQDKADQEVRFGSQMSRDARNTGSQVVVDLPYGKGWSDVAGAREKIASGLDVHTNQVFLTPDKTSSRRHTLFVADRDPLAVAVGRSDLLDCKPRSIWDPVKLGKDERDALVTLSLMWNSLLVGAQPRKGKTFFARLVALHAASDPYVKLIVADGKNSPDWLAFKKIAHRTVFGTHPNPNDNNPIENLQAILDEVLAHIDRVNSILTSLPVTMCPDGKLTKELARDPRYPDLRVLVMVMEEFQVYFETEDQAVNKEIAAKLSRIQAVGPSAGVVIESSSQKPSGVGAGDVGRLFNRYRDNHSVRFALKCGNRLVSEAVLGGDAYAEGFDASALPVGDEYRGVGYLYGVTDNTPTVRSFLADAADADKILTAARKRREQLGTLTGEAAGEELERASRDVLADLLAVMGPDGKAHWDTLAGRLTNQMPEQYDGTTPDAISAQARAQGVPSVNVKRDGVVRKGVSADDLRAAMARRDGSGT
- a CDS encoding helix-turn-helix domain-containing protein, with protein sequence MKSQAPVPHLMPVPDDESTATVHDFRALVYTVPEVARLLAVSRNTAYLMVRTGQIPARRLGTRWVVPRRAFHTWLDATPIPDDTATLATASNWS
- a CDS encoding DUF3631 domain-containing protein, with translation MTTSTDTHNAEPAQLIDGAQLLDDVAATIGRYVILPSTSAHVAVVLWIAASHAVKAWNCAPRLVIRAPERRCGKSRLLDMVEGMCHRPLMTVNASPSAVYRSIGMAPSDPPTLLIDEADTIFGPKAGENEDLRGLLNAGHQRGRPALRYDAGTKNVEKIQTFAMAALAGIGAMPDTIEDRAAVIRMRRRAPGEQVAPYRVRRDGPELDELRQLLNQWLAPQVIELTKAAPDMPLEDRAADTWEPMIAVADLAGGHWPRAARKAAVALTSDRDAGDEGSTPTRLLADCRTAFQDADALPTAELLKRLHSDPEAPWATIGKAGLTAMRMGNLLRDFEVHSDTIRFPTGQAKGYYRSDFVDAWNRYCPEPKPAGGEAVPAVPASLSQVSPEEASASGTAQAVPRTQASLTLTSQNEAGTAGTPWVPRAVSADSTSGAA